The Hemicordylus capensis ecotype Gifberg chromosome 6, rHemCap1.1.pri, whole genome shotgun sequence genome window below encodes:
- the LOC128330822 gene encoding vomeronasal type-2 receptor 26-like, whose translation MWEEVDCCLKERCSNKAFFMVLVVLCLPAVVRNAPVATCIVSDPLPILHKFYQSGDLLIIGIISQIYVFFTPATFEKCPSSELYDDVLHFHPRWTIHASLELLSTQNRFIPNYKCDNQNNPFAVIGGPNSDVSLHMAMNLCIYKIPQLIYGCTQMMKNDMQAGFLYSIFPKRAHQYEGILLLLLHFGWIWIGVFHLYDENGEVFLHDTLAMFSEKGICFDFIESFPTLKGSSGIEETVGEVVESMNIVSRSTANALIIYGEIQTMLVLILMHNFAESENMSIKERGKIWIMIAQMDFTSLRFQRNADLHFLHGALSFALHSKEVLGFRQFLQMRNPISETVDGFLKVFWQDAFNCQFPDFTADEEIEELCTGDENLEILSSSIFEMTMTGHSYSIYNAVYAVAHALHAMHSSKSNQRGRVDAGRQKLRCQLPWQLHHFLRSVSFNNSAGEMISFDENVELVIGLDIINWVTFPNHSFLRVRVGKIDPEAPPGQVLAIHEDAIQWPRRFNQVWPLSVCNDHCHPGYSRTKVEGKPFCCYECLPCSEGKISSQKDMADCIQCAKDHYPSNERDFCIPKAITFLTHEEPLGISLDIFALSFTFITAFVLWIFIKHKDTPIVKANNWALSYTLLISLLLSFLCALLFIGKPESITCLLRQAAFGILFSVAVSCTLAKTALVVLVFMAIKPGSSIRKWVEKRLAYSIVLFCSLIQITICTVWLATLPPFPDLDIYSMTKEMILECNEGSTAMFYSVLSFLGLLATVSLILAFLARKLPDSFNEAKFITFSMLVFCSVWLSFLPAYLSTRGKYMVVVEIFSILASSSGLLFCIFLPKCYIIVMRPDLNQRGELIRRKKKTL comes from the exons ATGTGGGAAGAAGTGGATTGCTGTCTAAAAGAGAGATGTTCAAACAAGGCTTTCTTCATGGTACTGGTAGTCCTGTGTCTGCCTGCAGTGGTGAGGAATGCTCCAGTTGCTACCTGCATTGTCTCTGACCCTCTTCCTATTCTTCACAAGTTCTATCAGTCAGGAGACCTCCTCATCATTGGCATCATTTCTCAGATCTATGTATTCTTCACTCCAGCTACTTTTGAAAAATGCCCCTCTTCTGAACTTTATGATGATGTTCT CCATTTTCATCCAAGATGGACTATCCATGCTTCATTGGAACTTCTTTCCACACAGAACCGATTCATCCCGAATTACAAATGTGACAACCAGAACAACCCATTTGCAGTAATTGGGGGACCTAATTCTGATGTCTCTCTCCACATGGCAATGAATTTGTGCATCTACAAGATTCCACAA CTCATATATGGCTGCACTCAGATGATGAAAAATGACATGCAAGCTGGTTTCCTCTACTCGATATTTCCCAAAAGGGCGCATCAATATGAGGGGATTCTCCTATTACTCCTGCATTTTGGGTGGATATGGATCGGGGTGTTTCATCTGTATGATGAAAATGGAGAGGTTTTTCTACACGACACATTGGCCATGTTTTCTGAGAAAGGCATCTGTTTTGACTTTATAGAAAGCTTCCCAACACTGAAAGGTTCCAGTGGCATTGAAGAAACAGTAGGGGAGGTTGTGGAATCAATGAACATTGTATCCAGAAGCACTGCTAATGCATTGATCATATACGGTGAAATACAGACCATGCTCGTTCTCATACTAATGCACAACTTTGCAGAATCGGAGAATATGTCAATTAAGGAAAGAGGTAAAATCTGGATTATGATTGCTCAGATGGATTTCACATCACTTAGATTTCAAAGAAATGCAGATCTGCACTTCCTCCATGGGGCTCTTTCCTTTGCATTGCACTCAAAAGAAGTGTTAGGATTCCGGCAGTTTCTTCAGATGAGAAACCCCATTTCAGAGACAGTTGATGgcttcctcaaggtcttttggcaAGATGCATTTAATTGCCAGTTCCCTGACTTCACTGCAGATGAGGAGATTGAGGAACTCTGCACTGGGGATGAGAATTTGGAGATTCTTTCTTCATCCATTTTTGAAATGACCATGACTGGTCACAGTTACAGCATCTACAATGCTGTCTATGCTGTGGCACATGCATTACATGCCATGCATTCATCTAAATCTAATCAAAGAGGAAGGGTGGATGCAGGTAGACAGAAGCTCCGATGTCAACTGCCATGGCAG CTCCATCATTTTCTGAGAAGTGTATCATTTAACAACAGTGCTGGGGAAATGATTTCCTTTGATGAAAATGTGGAATTAGTAATTGGATTGGATATTATCAACTGGGTCACATTCCCAAACCACTCCTTTCTTAGGGTCAGAGTTGGAAAGATAGATCCGGAGGCTCCCCCAGGCCAGGTGTTGGCCATTCATGAGGATGCCATTCAATGGCCCAGAAGATTTAACCAG GTATGGCCCCTTTCTGTGTGCAATGATCATTGCCATCCTGGTTATAGTAGGACAAAGGTGGAAGGGAagccattttgctgctatgaATGCCTTCCATGCTCAGAGGGGAAAATCTCAAGCCAGAAAG ACATGGCTGACTGCATCCAATGTGCAAAAGATCATTATCCGAGCAATGAGCGGGATTTTTGCATTCCCAAGGCCATCACCTTTCTGACTCATGAAGAACCTTTGGGGATCAGTTTGGACATTTTTGCTCTGTCCTTTACTTTTATTACAGCTTTTGTGCTTTGGATCTTCATTAAGCACAAGGACActcccattgtcaaagccaacaactgGGCCCTCTCCTACAccctcctcatctccctccttctctccttcctttgtGCTTTGTTGTTCATTGGCAAGCCTGAGAGTATCACATGTCTCCTTCGACAAGCTGCTTTTGGCATTCTCTTCTCTGTGGCAGTTTCTTGCACCTTGGCCAAAACTGCCCTTGTGGTTCTAGTTTTCATGGCCATCAAGCCAGGGTCCAGCATAAGGAAGTGGGTGGAGAAAAGGTTGGCCTACTCCATCGTTCTTTTCTGCTCTCTCATTCAAATCACAATTTGTACAGTGTGGCTGGCAACACTTCCACCATTCCCAGATTTAGACATTTACTCCATGACTAAAGAAATGATCCTGGAATGTAATGAAGGCTCCACTGCCATGTTTTATTCTGTGCTGAGCTTCCTGGGCCTTCTGGCTACAGTGAGCTTAATTTTGGCTTTCTTGGCCAGGAAGTTACCTGACAGTTTTAACGAAGCCAAGtttatcaccttcagcatgttggtcttttgcagcgTTTGGTTGTCCTTTCTTCCAGCCTACTTGAGCACAAGGGGAAAATACATGGTAGTTGTGGAAATATTCTCAATCCTGGCCTCCAGTTCAGGATTGCTCTTTTGTATCTTTTTGCCCAAATGCTATATCATTGTGATGAGGCCTGACTTGAATCAAAGGGGGGAGTTAatcagaagaaagaagaagactcta